In one window of Pseudopipra pipra isolate bDixPip1 chromosome 27, bDixPip1.hap1, whole genome shotgun sequence DNA:
- the LOC135403327 gene encoding transducin-like enhancer protein 1 isoform X9: MLCPAREILSVGGPGGSFPLPSSPLYFCSLKLECEKLATEKTEIQRHYVMYYEMSYGLNIEMHKQTEIAKRLNVICAQLIPFLSQEHQQQVVQAVERAKQVTMTDLNVAIGHQLQTQHLSHHTPPIPLTPHPSGLQPTGLAGISSASGLLALSGALGAQAQLLTKDDRGVPDTEPRATDRDSGPSSLALPNGERARAIAEYLSSSKKRKVEEKDFVTDYGSDADKSEDNLVVDEDPSSPHSVHSYSSRENGVEKVPLGRKETMPLSPTSMTSSSSSPSRSKDAPTVEKAGTPSLKSSTPTSQGDTTAPGSGGAQQFRPAAAKAPIDPLALGLRNPLGVQSPYSAAFGLAHPAVNGDVAGTGAYASLHLMSPQLNGAAAAMGASSYGRSPLVGYDPHPHMRIPGLVAGIQVGTSGKPAYSFHVSADGQMQPVPFPPDALIGSGIPRHARQLHTLTHGEVVCAVTISNSTRHVYTGGKGCVKVWDVGQPGTKTAVAQLDCLNRDNYIRSCKLLPDGRSLIVGGEASTLSIWDLAAPTPRIKAELTSSAPACYALAISPDAKVCFSCCSDGNIVVWDLQNQTLVRQFQGHTDGASCIDISNDGTKLWTGGLDNTVRCWDLREGRQLQQHDFSSQIFSLGYCPTGEWLAVGMESSNVEILHVTKPDKYQLHLHESCVLSLKFASCGRHASPGLPSLEPHGCHLYFWPCVTGLIALGARIGSSTQPCPQWMTVISVREWASVLPGAALAAVHSALLSQDSHLCS; encoded by the exons ATGCTCTGTCCAGCCAGGGAGATCCTGTCAGTGGGGGGACCAGGGGGGTCgttccctctcccttcctctcctctttatttttgcagCTTGAAGTTAGAATGCGAAAAGCTGgcaacagaaaaaacagaaatccaGCGTCATTATGTCATG TACTATGAGATGTCCTATGGCCTGAACATTGAGATGCACAAACAG ACAGAGATCGCCAAGCGGCTCAACGTGATCTGCGCTCAGCTCATCCCGTTCCTATCTCAGGAG caccagcagcaagTGGTCCAGGCTGTGGAGCGTGCGAAGCAGGTGACTATGACCGACCTGAACGTGGCAATTGGG caccagctccagaCGCAGCACCTTTCGCACCACACTCCCCCCATCCCGCTGACCCCCCACCCCTCTGGGTTGCAGCCCACTGGCCTTGCTGGCATCAGCAGTGCCTCAGGGCTGCTGGCACTctcaggggcactgggggccCAGGCCCAGCTCCTCACCAAGGATGACCGAGGAGTCCCTGacacagagcccaggg CGACAGACCGAGACTCCGGCCCC agctccctggcactgccaaaTGGGGAGCGGGCACGAGCCATCGCTGAGTacctgagcagcagcaagaagAGGAAGGTGGAGGAGAAGGACTTTGTTACAGACTAT GGCAGCGATGCAGACAAAAGTGAGGACAACTTGGTGGTGGATGAG gacccctcttCGCCGCACAGCGTCCACTCCTACTCATCCCGGGAAAATGGGGTGGAGAAGGTCCcactggggaggaaggagaccATGCCACTCAGCCCAACCTCCATgacctcctccagcagctccccatcTCGGAGCAAGGATGCACCCACA GTGGAGAAGGCAGGGACGCCCAGCCTGAAGTCCAGCACCCCCACTTCCCAGGGTGACACCACGGCCCCAGGCTCCGGTGGGGCCCAGCAGTTTcgccctgctgctgccaaggccCCCATAGACCCTCTGG CCCTGGGCCTGAGGAATCCACTGGGAGTGCAGAGTCCCTACTCGGCTGCCTTTGGCTTGGCCCACCCTGCAGTCAATGGGGACGTGGCCGGGACTGGCGCCTATGCCAGCCTCCACCTCATGTCCCCGCAGCTCAACGGGGCTGCAGCTGCCATGGGAGCCAGCAGCTACGGACGCTCCCCCCTG GTGGGCTACGACCCACACCCCCACATGCGCATCCCTGGGCTGGTGGCCGGCATACAAGTGGGGACCTCGGGGAAGCC TGCCTACTCCTTCCACGTCAGTGCCGATGGGCAGATGCAGCCGGTGCCTTTTCCACCTGACGCACTCATCGGCTCCGGCATCCCCCGCCACGCACGGCAGCTCCACACCCTGACCCACGGCGAGGTGGTCTGCGCCGTCACCATCAGCAACTCCACACGACACGTCTACACGGGGGGCAAGGGCTGCGTGAAGGTCTGGGACGTGGGGCAGCCGGGCACCAAGACAGCCGTGGCTCAGCTGGACTGCCTA AACCGTGACAACTACATCCGCTCCTGCAAACTGCTCCCGGACGGCCGGAGCCTGATTGTGGGGGGGGAGGCCAGCACCCTCTCCATCTGGGACTTGGCGGCCCCCACACCCCGCATCAAGGCTGAGCTCACCTCCTCTGCCCCCGCCTGCTACGCTCTGGCCATCAGCCCTGATGCCAAAGTCTGCTTCTCTTGCTGCAGCGATGGCAACATTGTGGTGTGGGACCTGCAGAACCAGACCCTGGTCAG GCAGTTTCAAGGCCACACGGATGGTGCCAGCTGCATCGACATCTCCAATGATGGCACCAAGCTGTGGACAGGGGGGCTGGACAACACTGTGCGCTGCTGGGACCTGCGGGAGGGgcggcagctgcagcagcacgaCTTCAGCTCCCAG ATCTTCTCCCTGGGGTACTGCCCAACAGGAGAGTGGCTGGCggtggggatggagagcagcaaCGTGGAGATCCTGCACGTCACCAAACCTGACAAGTACCAGTTACACCTCCATGAGAGCTGTGTTCTCTCCCTCAAATTCGCCTCCTGTGGTAGGCATGCCTCTCCTGGCCTTCCTTCTCTGGAGCCTCATGGATGCCACCTCTACTTCTGGCCTTGTGTCACAGGGCTCATTGCACTGGGGGCAAGGATTGGTTCCAGTACTCAGCCTTGTCCCCAGTGGATGACAGTCATATCCGTCAGAGAATGGGCATCTGTCCTTCCTGGAGCAGCGCTGGCAGCTGTACACTCAGCTCTGTTATCTCAGGACTCCCATTTGTGTTCCTGA
- the LOC135403327 gene encoding transducin-like enhancer protein 1 isoform X10 has protein sequence MYYEMSYGLNIEMHKQTEIAKRLNVICAQLIPFLSQEHQQQVVQAVERAKQVTMTDLNVAIGHQLQTQHLSHHTPPIPLTPHPSGLQPTGLAGISSASGLLALSGALGAQAQLLTKDDRGVPDTEPRATDRDSGPSSLALPNGERARAIAEYLSSSKKRKVEEKDFVTDYGSDADKSEDNLVVDEDPSSPHSVHSYSSRENGVEKVPLGRKETMPLSPTSMTSSSSSPSRSKDAPTVEKAGTPSLKSSTPTSQGDTTAPGSGGAQQFRPAAAKAPIDPLALGLRNPLGVQSPYSAAFGLAHPAVNGDVAGTGAYASLHLMSPQLNGAAAAMGASSYGRSPLVGYDPHPHMRIPGLVAGIQVGTSGKPAYSFHVSADGQMQPVPFPPDALIGSGIPRHARQLHTLTHGEVVCAVTISNSTRHVYTGGKGCVKVWDVGQPGTKTAVAQLDCLNRDNYIRSCKLLPDGRSLIVGGEASTLSIWDLAAPTPRIKAELTSSAPACYALAISPDAKVCFSCCSDGNIVVWDLQNQTLVRQFQGHTDGASCIDISNDGTKLWTGGLDNTVRCWDLREGRQLQQHDFSSQIFSLGYCPTGEWLAVGMESSNVEILHVTKPDKYQLHLHESCVLSLKFASCGRHASPGLPSLEPHGCHLYFWPCVTGLIALGARIGSSTQPCPQWMTVISVREWASVLPGAALAAVHSALLSQDSHLCS, from the exons ATG TACTATGAGATGTCCTATGGCCTGAACATTGAGATGCACAAACAG ACAGAGATCGCCAAGCGGCTCAACGTGATCTGCGCTCAGCTCATCCCGTTCCTATCTCAGGAG caccagcagcaagTGGTCCAGGCTGTGGAGCGTGCGAAGCAGGTGACTATGACCGACCTGAACGTGGCAATTGGG caccagctccagaCGCAGCACCTTTCGCACCACACTCCCCCCATCCCGCTGACCCCCCACCCCTCTGGGTTGCAGCCCACTGGCCTTGCTGGCATCAGCAGTGCCTCAGGGCTGCTGGCACTctcaggggcactgggggccCAGGCCCAGCTCCTCACCAAGGATGACCGAGGAGTCCCTGacacagagcccaggg CGACAGACCGAGACTCCGGCCCC agctccctggcactgccaaaTGGGGAGCGGGCACGAGCCATCGCTGAGTacctgagcagcagcaagaagAGGAAGGTGGAGGAGAAGGACTTTGTTACAGACTAT GGCAGCGATGCAGACAAAAGTGAGGACAACTTGGTGGTGGATGAG gacccctcttCGCCGCACAGCGTCCACTCCTACTCATCCCGGGAAAATGGGGTGGAGAAGGTCCcactggggaggaaggagaccATGCCACTCAGCCCAACCTCCATgacctcctccagcagctccccatcTCGGAGCAAGGATGCACCCACA GTGGAGAAGGCAGGGACGCCCAGCCTGAAGTCCAGCACCCCCACTTCCCAGGGTGACACCACGGCCCCAGGCTCCGGTGGGGCCCAGCAGTTTcgccctgctgctgccaaggccCCCATAGACCCTCTGG CCCTGGGCCTGAGGAATCCACTGGGAGTGCAGAGTCCCTACTCGGCTGCCTTTGGCTTGGCCCACCCTGCAGTCAATGGGGACGTGGCCGGGACTGGCGCCTATGCCAGCCTCCACCTCATGTCCCCGCAGCTCAACGGGGCTGCAGCTGCCATGGGAGCCAGCAGCTACGGACGCTCCCCCCTG GTGGGCTACGACCCACACCCCCACATGCGCATCCCTGGGCTGGTGGCCGGCATACAAGTGGGGACCTCGGGGAAGCC TGCCTACTCCTTCCACGTCAGTGCCGATGGGCAGATGCAGCCGGTGCCTTTTCCACCTGACGCACTCATCGGCTCCGGCATCCCCCGCCACGCACGGCAGCTCCACACCCTGACCCACGGCGAGGTGGTCTGCGCCGTCACCATCAGCAACTCCACACGACACGTCTACACGGGGGGCAAGGGCTGCGTGAAGGTCTGGGACGTGGGGCAGCCGGGCACCAAGACAGCCGTGGCTCAGCTGGACTGCCTA AACCGTGACAACTACATCCGCTCCTGCAAACTGCTCCCGGACGGCCGGAGCCTGATTGTGGGGGGGGAGGCCAGCACCCTCTCCATCTGGGACTTGGCGGCCCCCACACCCCGCATCAAGGCTGAGCTCACCTCCTCTGCCCCCGCCTGCTACGCTCTGGCCATCAGCCCTGATGCCAAAGTCTGCTTCTCTTGCTGCAGCGATGGCAACATTGTGGTGTGGGACCTGCAGAACCAGACCCTGGTCAG GCAGTTTCAAGGCCACACGGATGGTGCCAGCTGCATCGACATCTCCAATGATGGCACCAAGCTGTGGACAGGGGGGCTGGACAACACTGTGCGCTGCTGGGACCTGCGGGAGGGgcggcagctgcagcagcacgaCTTCAGCTCCCAG ATCTTCTCCCTGGGGTACTGCCCAACAGGAGAGTGGCTGGCggtggggatggagagcagcaaCGTGGAGATCCTGCACGTCACCAAACCTGACAAGTACCAGTTACACCTCCATGAGAGCTGTGTTCTCTCCCTCAAATTCGCCTCCTGTGGTAGGCATGCCTCTCCTGGCCTTCCTTCTCTGGAGCCTCATGGATGCCACCTCTACTTCTGGCCTTGTGTCACAGGGCTCATTGCACTGGGGGCAAGGATTGGTTCCAGTACTCAGCCTTGTCCCCAGTGGATGACAGTCATATCCGTCAGAGAATGGGCATCTGTCCTTCCTGGAGCAGCGCTGGCAGCTGTACACTCAGCTCTGTTATCTCAGGACTCCCATTTGTGTTCCTGA
- the LOC135403327 gene encoding transducin-like enhancer protein 1 isoform X11, translated as MSYGLNIEMHKQTEIAKRLNVICAQLIPFLSQEHQQQVVQAVERAKQVTMTDLNVAIGHQLQTQHLSHHTPPIPLTPHPSGLQPTGLAGISSASGLLALSGALGAQAQLLTKDDRGVPDTEPRATDRDSGPSSLALPNGERARAIAEYLSSSKKRKVEEKDFVTDYGSDADKSEDNLVVDEDPSSPHSVHSYSSRENGVEKVPLGRKETMPLSPTSMTSSSSSPSRSKDAPTVEKAGTPSLKSSTPTSQGDTTAPGSGGAQQFRPAAAKAPIDPLALGLRNPLGVQSPYSAAFGLAHPAVNGDVAGTGAYASLHLMSPQLNGAAAAMGASSYGRSPLVGYDPHPHMRIPGLVAGIQVGTSGKPAYSFHVSADGQMQPVPFPPDALIGSGIPRHARQLHTLTHGEVVCAVTISNSTRHVYTGGKGCVKVWDVGQPGTKTAVAQLDCLNRDNYIRSCKLLPDGRSLIVGGEASTLSIWDLAAPTPRIKAELTSSAPACYALAISPDAKVCFSCCSDGNIVVWDLQNQTLVRQFQGHTDGASCIDISNDGTKLWTGGLDNTVRCWDLREGRQLQQHDFSSQIFSLGYCPTGEWLAVGMESSNVEILHVTKPDKYQLHLHESCVLSLKFASCGRHASPGLPSLEPHGCHLYFWPCVTGLIALGARIGSSTQPCPQWMTVISVREWASVLPGAALAAVHSALLSQDSHLCS; from the exons ATGTCCTATGGCCTGAACATTGAGATGCACAAACAG ACAGAGATCGCCAAGCGGCTCAACGTGATCTGCGCTCAGCTCATCCCGTTCCTATCTCAGGAG caccagcagcaagTGGTCCAGGCTGTGGAGCGTGCGAAGCAGGTGACTATGACCGACCTGAACGTGGCAATTGGG caccagctccagaCGCAGCACCTTTCGCACCACACTCCCCCCATCCCGCTGACCCCCCACCCCTCTGGGTTGCAGCCCACTGGCCTTGCTGGCATCAGCAGTGCCTCAGGGCTGCTGGCACTctcaggggcactgggggccCAGGCCCAGCTCCTCACCAAGGATGACCGAGGAGTCCCTGacacagagcccaggg CGACAGACCGAGACTCCGGCCCC agctccctggcactgccaaaTGGGGAGCGGGCACGAGCCATCGCTGAGTacctgagcagcagcaagaagAGGAAGGTGGAGGAGAAGGACTTTGTTACAGACTAT GGCAGCGATGCAGACAAAAGTGAGGACAACTTGGTGGTGGATGAG gacccctcttCGCCGCACAGCGTCCACTCCTACTCATCCCGGGAAAATGGGGTGGAGAAGGTCCcactggggaggaaggagaccATGCCACTCAGCCCAACCTCCATgacctcctccagcagctccccatcTCGGAGCAAGGATGCACCCACA GTGGAGAAGGCAGGGACGCCCAGCCTGAAGTCCAGCACCCCCACTTCCCAGGGTGACACCACGGCCCCAGGCTCCGGTGGGGCCCAGCAGTTTcgccctgctgctgccaaggccCCCATAGACCCTCTGG CCCTGGGCCTGAGGAATCCACTGGGAGTGCAGAGTCCCTACTCGGCTGCCTTTGGCTTGGCCCACCCTGCAGTCAATGGGGACGTGGCCGGGACTGGCGCCTATGCCAGCCTCCACCTCATGTCCCCGCAGCTCAACGGGGCTGCAGCTGCCATGGGAGCCAGCAGCTACGGACGCTCCCCCCTG GTGGGCTACGACCCACACCCCCACATGCGCATCCCTGGGCTGGTGGCCGGCATACAAGTGGGGACCTCGGGGAAGCC TGCCTACTCCTTCCACGTCAGTGCCGATGGGCAGATGCAGCCGGTGCCTTTTCCACCTGACGCACTCATCGGCTCCGGCATCCCCCGCCACGCACGGCAGCTCCACACCCTGACCCACGGCGAGGTGGTCTGCGCCGTCACCATCAGCAACTCCACACGACACGTCTACACGGGGGGCAAGGGCTGCGTGAAGGTCTGGGACGTGGGGCAGCCGGGCACCAAGACAGCCGTGGCTCAGCTGGACTGCCTA AACCGTGACAACTACATCCGCTCCTGCAAACTGCTCCCGGACGGCCGGAGCCTGATTGTGGGGGGGGAGGCCAGCACCCTCTCCATCTGGGACTTGGCGGCCCCCACACCCCGCATCAAGGCTGAGCTCACCTCCTCTGCCCCCGCCTGCTACGCTCTGGCCATCAGCCCTGATGCCAAAGTCTGCTTCTCTTGCTGCAGCGATGGCAACATTGTGGTGTGGGACCTGCAGAACCAGACCCTGGTCAG GCAGTTTCAAGGCCACACGGATGGTGCCAGCTGCATCGACATCTCCAATGATGGCACCAAGCTGTGGACAGGGGGGCTGGACAACACTGTGCGCTGCTGGGACCTGCGGGAGGGgcggcagctgcagcagcacgaCTTCAGCTCCCAG ATCTTCTCCCTGGGGTACTGCCCAACAGGAGAGTGGCTGGCggtggggatggagagcagcaaCGTGGAGATCCTGCACGTCACCAAACCTGACAAGTACCAGTTACACCTCCATGAGAGCTGTGTTCTCTCCCTCAAATTCGCCTCCTGTGGTAGGCATGCCTCTCCTGGCCTTCCTTCTCTGGAGCCTCATGGATGCCACCTCTACTTCTGGCCTTGTGTCACAGGGCTCATTGCACTGGGGGCAAGGATTGGTTCCAGTACTCAGCCTTGTCCCCAGTGGATGACAGTCATATCCGTCAGAGAATGGGCATCTGTCCTTCCTGGAGCAGCGCTGGCAGCTGTACACTCAGCTCTGTTATCTCAGGACTCCCATTTGTGTTCCTGA